The Flaviflexus equikiangi genome contains the following window.
CGCGAGCATCTCGCGCTCCCATTCGGGCATGGGCTCGTCTGCGGCCGCTTCGCCGCCGGAGCGCTGGATCTTGCCAGCGGCAACGGCGTCGGCGACAACGCGGGTCAGCAGCGAGACGGAACGGATCGCGTCGTCGTTGCCGGGGATGCGGTAGTCGACCTCGTCGGGGTCGCAGTTCGTGTCGACGATGGCGACGACGGGGATGTTGAGCTTGGTGGCCTCGGCAACCGCGAGGTGCTCCTTGTTCGTGTCGACGATCCAGATAGCGGAAGGAATCTTGTTCATGTTCCGGATACCGCCGAGGGTGCGGTCAAGCTTTTCCTTCTCACGGGACATCATGAGAAGTTCCTTCTTGGTCAGACCGGAGCCTGCGACATCGTCGAAGTCGACGAGCTCGAGCTCCTTGAGGCGCTGGAGGCGCTTGTGGACGGTCTGGAAGTTGGTGAGCATGCCGCCGAGCCAGCGCTCGGTCACGTAGGGCATGCCGACGCGGGTCGCCTGCTCGACGATCGTCTCCTGCGCCTGCTTCTTCGTGCCGACGAAGAGGATGGTGCCGCCGTGAGCGACAGTCTCCTTGACGAAGTCATAGGTGCGCTCGATGTCTTCGACGGTCT
Protein-coding sequences here:
- the rpsB gene encoding 30S ribosomal protein S2, which produces MAVVTMRQLLESGVHFGHQTRRWNPKMKRFILTERNGIYIIDLQKTVEDIERTYDFVKETVAHGGTILFVGTKKQAQETIVEQATRVGMPYVTERWLGGMLTNFQTVHKRLQRLKELELVDFDDVAGSGLTKKELLMMSREKEKLDRTLGGIRNMNKIPSAIWIVDTNKEHLAVAEATKLNIPVVAIVDTNCDPDEVDYRIPGNDDAIRSVSLLTRVVADAVAAGKIQRSGGEAAADEPMPEWEREMLAKADAHDAQVAADEAAPADEAAAPAPVETEPAAQETAEAETTEADKA